In one Juglans regia cultivar Chandler chromosome 11, Walnut 2.0, whole genome shotgun sequence genomic region, the following are encoded:
- the LOC108992041 gene encoding 60S ribosomal protein L8-3 yields MGRVIRAQRKGAGSVFKSHTHHRKGPARFRSLDFGERNGYLKGVVTEIIHDPGRGAPLARVTFRHPFRYKKQNELFVAAEGIYTGQFIYCGKKANLMVGNVLPLRSIPEGAVVCNVEHHVGDRGVFARASGDYAIVISHNPDNDTTRVKLPSGAKKIVPSGCRAMVGQVAGGGRTEKPLLKAGNAYHKFRVKRNCWPKVRGVAMNPVEHPHGGGNHQHIGHASTVRRDAPPGQKVGLIAARRTGRLRGQAAATASKSDKA; encoded by the exons ATGGGTCGCGTCATCCGAGCTCAGCGTAAGGGTGCCGGTTCAGTCTTCAAGTCTCACACCCACCACCGGAAGGGTCCGGCCCGCTTCCGCAGCCTCGACTTCGGCGAGCGTAACGGCTACCTCAAGGGCGTCGTCACCGAGATCATTCACGACCCCGGTAGAGGTGCTCCGCTGGCTCGTGTCACCTTCCGCCACCCTTTCCGCTACAAGAAGCAGAACGAGCTTTTCGTAGCCGCAGAGGGCATTTACACCGGCCAGTTCATATACTGCGGCAAGAAGGCCAATCTTATGGTAGGTAATGTCTTGCCTCTCAGATCTATCCCCGAAGGAGCTGTGGTCTGCAACGTTGAGCACCACGTCGGCGACCGTGGTGTCTTCGCTAGGGCTTCTGGGGACTACGCTATTGTTATCAGTCATAACCCAGATAACGACACTACcag GGTCAAACTCCCATCTGGTGCTAAAAAGATTGTACCTAGCGGCTGCCGAGCAATGGTTGGTCAGGTTGCAGGTGGAGGGAGAACTGAGAAACCCCTTCTCAAGGCTGGTAATGCATACCACAAGTTCAGAGTAAAGAGAAACTGCTGGCCCAAGGTTCGTGGTGTGGCAATGAACCCAGTTGAGCATCCTCACGGAGGAGGTAACCACCAGCATATTGGACATGCAAGTACTGTCAGGCGTGATGCTCCTCCAGGTCAAAAGGTTGGGCTTATCGCCGCAAGGAGGACCGGTCGGCTCAGAGGACAGGCTGCTGCCACTGCTTCCAAGTCTGATAAGGCTTAA
- the LOC108992004 gene encoding protein FAR-RED IMPAIRED RESPONSE 1-like, with protein MDCKARINALRVEGKMPITTVHNTHNHELSPMKSHFFQCNREVSETVKRVIDINDLAGIRLNKSYGSLVVGAGGFENLPFLENDCCNYIDKARHLRLGAGGAGALRDYFMRMQYKNNRFFALMDLEDDGRLKNVFWADQRSRTTYQYFGDVVTFDTTYLTNRYEMPFAQFVGVNHHEQLILLGVWLISSEDTETFTWLFQTWLQCMDGIVSKAIVTNQDRAMKNTIATVFPESKHRLCLWHILKKVPEKLGLYVAYRSGLKTQRMKCVYDTQTIEEFEKCWAGFINTYDLHENAWLKSLYVEHEHWTNLKEFVDQFDNALRKKIENENHAEFQSFSQVIPCISGSLIEKKF; from the exons ATGGACTGTAAGGCAAGAATTAATGCCTTAAGAGTCGAGGGAAAGATGCCGATAACAACTGTCCATAATACACATAATCACGAGCTCAGCCCAATGAAATCCCACTTTTTTCAATGTAACAGAGAAGTGAGTGAGACAGTTAAAAGAGTCATAGACATAAACGACTTAGCTGGCATCCGACTGAATAAGAGTTACGGTTCTCTTGTTGTTGGCGCAGGTGGCTTCGAGaacctcccatttttggaaaatgattgttgcAATTACATCGACAAAGCACGACATCTCCGACTTGGCGCAGGTGGTGCCGGAGCACTTCGAGATTATTTTATGaggatgcagtacaagaataatagattttttgcattgatggatttagagGATGACGGTAGATTAAAGAATGTTTTTTGGGCAGATCAACGTAGTCGGACAACATACCAGTATTTTGGTGATGTAGTtacattcgacaccacatacctGACAAATAGATATGAGATGCCATTTGCACaatttgttggtgtaaatcaCCACGAGCAGTTGATTCTTTTGGGAGTTTGGTTGATTTCCAGTGAGGACACGGAGACATTTACATGGCTATTCCAAACCTGGCTACAGTGTATGGACGGTATAGTTTCAAAGGCTATTGTTACTAATCAAGacagagcaatgaaaaataCAATTGCTACCGTCTTTCCAGAAAGTAAACATAGATTATGCCTGTGGCATATACTGAAGAAAGTCCCTGAGAAGCTTGGGTTGTATGTTGCGTACAGAAGTGGGCTGAAAACTCAACggatgaaatgtgtgtatgacacaCAAActattgaggagtttgagaaatgttgggccGGGTTTATTAACACATACGACTTACATGAGAATGCGTGGTTGAAAAGTTTATATGTGGAGCATGAGCATTGG acaaacttgaaggagtttGTCGACCAGTTTGATAATGCGCTgaggaagaaaattgagaatgaaaaccATGCAGAATTCCAGTCATTTAGCCAAGTCATTCCCTGCATATCTGGATCGctaattgaaaagaaattctAA